Proteins from one methanogenic archaeon mixed culture ISO4-G1 genomic window:
- a CDS encoding ribulose bisphosphate carboxylase type III RbcL gives MSSYLHLGEPEDPDKYVICKYRVTTDLPMEKAAEAIAAEQSTGTWTGISTLDNDIFNSLGARVTDISGEYITVEFPTDDFSIEVGAVPQILSVIAGNLFGLGALKAVRLEDVTFPKDILRQFKGPKFGAEGIRKMLDRPEKPLVGTIVKPKIGLDPKRTAEYVYEAGAGGLTNSKDDETLVDQPFCPIEDRTVAVAEALDRLESEGHKMMHAINVSTRGDRIVELAEKVQGWGARELMVDVITCGFGAVQALAEDPSIKVPIHVHRTMHGAFTKDPLHGVAMLPLTKLTRMCGGDALHIGTLGVGKMAGSAKEDSNLTACLGNDVPYKGVMPVCSGGVYPGIVEDIIKRAGFNVQIQAGGGVAGHPGGVRAGAMGMSQAVDAAFAGIPKEEYAKDHKELAIALEKWGSR, from the coding sequence ATGAGTTCATATCTGCATCTTGGAGAGCCGGAGGATCCGGACAAGTACGTGATTTGCAAGTACCGCGTCACGACGGACCTTCCGATGGAGAAGGCGGCCGAGGCCATCGCCGCGGAGCAGTCCACCGGCACATGGACCGGCATATCCACTCTGGACAATGACATATTCAACTCGCTGGGCGCCCGCGTGACGGACATCTCCGGCGAATACATAACCGTGGAGTTCCCCACGGACGATTTCAGCATAGAGGTGGGAGCGGTCCCCCAGATCCTCAGCGTCATCGCCGGCAACCTGTTCGGGCTCGGCGCGCTGAAGGCAGTGAGGCTGGAGGACGTGACGTTCCCCAAGGACATCCTCAGGCAGTTCAAGGGACCCAAGTTCGGAGCGGAGGGCATCAGGAAGATGCTGGACCGTCCGGAGAAGCCCCTGGTCGGTACCATAGTCAAACCGAAGATCGGTCTCGATCCCAAGAGGACCGCCGAATACGTCTACGAGGCGGGGGCCGGAGGCCTCACCAACTCCAAGGACGACGAGACGCTGGTGGACCAGCCCTTCTGTCCCATCGAGGACAGGACCGTAGCGGTCGCGGAGGCCCTGGACAGGCTGGAGAGCGAGGGCCACAAGATGATGCACGCCATCAACGTCAGCACCCGCGGCGACAGGATCGTCGAACTGGCCGAGAAGGTCCAGGGATGGGGTGCCAGGGAGCTAATGGTCGACGTCATCACATGCGGGTTCGGAGCGGTGCAGGCGCTGGCCGAGGACCCGTCCATCAAGGTCCCGATCCACGTCCACAGGACCATGCACGGGGCGTTCACCAAGGATCCGCTCCACGGGGTGGCCATGCTGCCCCTGACGAAGCTCACGAGGATGTGCGGCGGGGATGCGCTGCACATCGGTACCCTCGGCGTCGGCAAGATGGCCGGCAGCGCGAAGGAGGACAGCAACCTGACGGCATGCCTGGGGAACGACGTCCCGTACAAGGGCGTCATGCCGGTGTGCTCCGGAGGCGTCTATCCCGGGATCGTCGAGGACATCATCAAGAGGGCGGGATTCAACGTACAGATACAGGCGGGCGGAGGCGTCGCCGGGCATCCCGGCGGTGTCAGGGCCGGAGCCATGGGAATGAGCCAGGCGGTGGATGCGGCATTCGCGGGGATCCCCAAGGAGGAGTACGCGAAGGACCACAAGGAGCTCGCCATTGCACTTGAGAAGTGGGGATCGAGATGA